The genomic region TTTCTGCCATCCTCTTCTCTCATGACTGTGCTTCTCCCCTTGCCCTGTGTGCGTGATTCAGAGCGAGGAAGCACAAGGCATCTGTCATCTGCCCGGTCCCCACCACCGCTTTCCTGCCAGCCCTTCCTTTGCTCCACTCACACCCCCGTGCTCACCGCTCTCCTCTTTCCACAGGAGCGCTTTGTGGACCTCTATGGGAACGATGCTGCTGCCGAGGTGAGAAAAGGCCAGGAGACCTTCAACAAATGGCTCCTGACTGGGGCGACGGTGGCCGGAGTGCTTCTGCTGGGATCCCTGCTGAGCCGCAAGTGAGCCGCCGCCGAGCCCCCGTAGCCGGGACGGCTGCGCCTCCACCGCCACATCCACTACACTCCGCTCCCGAGCACTGTCACCGGCACAGGGGCAGCCCCTCCATCCCGGCCGAGCACCCTGCTCCATGGAGTTTTCTCCCTCGTGCCGCCAGCTCCTTTTATTGTAGCCCGTCTTATTTACTGTTCCGTTGTGTTTTAAAGGCGCTGAGGCCAATGCAGCACTTCAGCCACCAGCTCCCAGCGCTGGGGAGATCCAGGCAGCTGGGGTGGGGCACAGGCTAgaaggtgtcccagccctgcagggttcTCCAAATAATTTGGAAGAGAATAAACAGACTTATTTTTGCATGTGTGAGTGCGTGCGTGTGTGTAGATGTGTCACTAATATAAAGGTCCCCAGCCAGAGCAAGGGTCAGGCTCCGTGCCTCCATCTCTGGCACGCACAGGcaccagggagaggcaggagcttcccTGCAGCATTCCTATCCTGTCCTTGCTTCTCCAGTCAGAGCTCATCCCTGTGgccagggaagcaggaggaggatgcAGAGGCCAGAGGTGAGGGGCTCTGCCCTTGGTCAGAATTCCTTTCTCTCCACATAATCAGtttctgggagctgcagcctatCCCAGGTGAGGATGGTGTGccaggcccagggctgtgcatggTATGAAGGGTTCTttgtcctcttcctcctcctcactcaAAATGTAGATGGCTGTGGGACAGTGCTCATCCCTTCTCAGCCTGTTCCTCTGGGCTGGCaaaggagggaggcaggagagggggagagTGCTTGTCCCTGGCACAAAGGGCTttgcagagagctggggctgtggtgtCCAGGAATCCAGAGCTGGGGATTGAAAGGGTAAGGGGAAGCGCCTTCACAGGGGTGGCaaagcccagggagcagctgattCACAAGACGAGCAGGGAAGCAAGCCCAGGGGAGATGGAAGTgagggctggcactggctgaGAGCCATCTCCACCTCTGGGGAGCCTCTTTGGGGACAAAAGGAGCTGTTGGCCTCTCCACTGCTGTTCCCCATGTTCCCAGTCCCATAGTGCAGGCAGTGCCCATGCCTGGCTGTGATTGCTGCATGCAGTGACTGAGGTGTCTGGCTTCCCTCCCCCTCATTCCCacgctgctcctgctgctgctggagcagggaaccTCCGGCCTTTGAGCTGAAATTAGCTTCCAGAATAAACGCCCTCATCCTTCGGAGCCCACCGCGGGCAGACACAGCTGTCCACAGCTTGTCCGTGTACATACTGCCCGCGCTCTGCTGTACATATACGAGTAGTTTTTAATTCATTTGTGAATACTATTAATGCTATTTTTGTTATCTTGTCTGTCCGTATTTATGTGTGGGACCGTGCTCCCTGCAGAGGCCAAGCTGGGATGGAGGTGAGGGGAGAACCGGAGGTTCCAGAGGGGCTCACTTGGCCACTGAGCACGGACTCGTGCTCTTCATGTCGGAGCCACTCAGATCCCGCATGGGGAGCACGAGGATTAGCATTAGCCCATTGAACGCTTCGGTTTGCAGGTGGAGGTGAATCCACAAATAAATTTGTCATtcgagctgctgctggtgctgtggtCTTTGCAATTGTTGGGAATTTGAGAGACTTTGGGCCCAAAGGAGTTGGCTTCAGcgggatggatggatggatggatggatggatggatggatggatggatggatggatgggaatgaggtcctctccctgcccagggaagggttGGGGTGCTCCAAGGGCAGTTTGCTGTGGTCCAGAGGGATGGTGTTGGAGTGGGGTGATGCTAaggggtgatggggacaggagagcccagggcaggctcttggccgggctgggggtgctggtttTGGGGACATGGGCCCAGCACCCATTGTCACATTGGGAGGAGGAGTGCAGGGGACTCAATCTCACTGGGACCCACAGCCCCCCCGTATTCCCGGGGCTACCCTTCAAAGGAGCACCTTCCCTTTGTGCAGGGCTCATTCCAGCACGATTTGGACCACACAAACACTCAGCCTTTTTTGGGACGTCACGAGCATGGGGAACGCAGAGCCACCCCACATCCGTCTCAGGGCAGGACGCGCCCagctcagccatccccagcctccctcccctGTCCTTTCCCGAGGACCCCGGAGCGGGGGGGCAGCGGCCGGGCCCTGGCGGGCTCCGTGGGCCGGCGGGACCGGTGGGAGCCCGCGGACACGAGCACCATcccgtgggcagcaggaggagctgccgCGGAGCTGCGGCTGCGGGGAGCGGCAGCACAGGGACCCCCATGACCAACAGAGCCGCGGGGATTGGAGGGAACCTCGGTCCCCGAGGGCCACTAGCCCTGTCCCCAccgcccggagccccccgcAGGGGACGGACCCCACCACGGCACAACCAGAGCCCTTCGCTGCAGAGGACACGGCAATGCCCGGTGGTGGAGTCGGGAATGGGACCCCGAGACACCCCACAGCACACAGGGCTGAGCTACGGGCCCGCTTTAATCCCTGCCGAGCATGGGAGGCTGTGGGTCCCGAGGTTGCGCACTTTGCCAGCCACGGGGGCACAGTGGCAGCGGGATGGTGATGGGGACAGGACTGGCGGGTTCCCACGAGGCAGGTGGTCTCATGGCTCGTACTGCAGGTCCGTGGCGATGAGCACGAAGCCCTGTAGGGAGTCGGGGTAAGAAAGGGGatatgggggacatggggggggacCCTGGGGTAAGGGGACAGTGGTGGCACCCACCTGGTGCAGTGAGAGCCGGGGTCTGAGCAGGCTGAGGCCATgtgggaggggcagggggatgcCAGCCTGGAGCCACTCTGTGGGGAGACAAAGTCATAGAAGGGGATGGCCCTGGTGCAGCTATgggaggatggggacaggacGGGGACAGCACTTACTGTTTGCCCGGGGAACCCCAAAAAGCCACAGCCCGAACTTCAGCAAAGTCTCCAGACGCTTCACCTGTGGGACAGGCAGGCCCTGAGCCTGGCTCAGCACAGACAGAGGGCTccatgctgcaggcagggctcagccccctTCCAGACTTGCCATGCATGGGGTCCACAGCACCACAGATTCCCCACAAGGCTCCCCTTggcttccctggcacagccactcACCTCCACTGGGCCCACGTTTGATGCCACTTGTGTTATATGGAGCCTGTAGGACAAGATCAGGGtcagagccaggcacagggatgggaactGTCCTGCCCCAGGGTAGAGACAGGCTGAGCTCCATGGTGGGACCAGGACCCAGCAGAgcaggtcctgctgagcacctactgccagggcagctggcacagatAGGAACTGGGGGCAGGATGGGGTCTGAGCAGGTAATTCGGGATTCAGGGAGGTAAATGGACAGAGGTGGAGAGTGGGGAGCTCTCCAGGTATGTCCTAGGGGAGCTCAGACCCAGCTCAGGGTCGGGCACTAACCCTGTCAGTCTCACAGTGCCCCCGAGTCTGTTCCTGGTGATTGTTGGCTTCCCTGTCACGTTggcatcctgcagcaggaagagaCATTGGAGagaccagggcagtgcctgcaaCCCAGCATCACCCAGCTGGCCCCAGTATCCCCCAGCATCACCCAGCATGgccccagccaggagcacaggcacaccagccccagccaggtcttttggggtcccctggctccctgagctgtggcagcagcaggcactcaCAATGTTCAGCAGAAAGGCAGGGACACGGGTGGCATTGGGCAGCACCACAAAGGCCTCGGCAGAGCTGAAGAGGGTCCCGTGCAGGGCATCAGgatggcaggagagcaggggctgctggcggGCCCAGAGGTGCAGCTCCATGGGCTGATCTGGATAGCgctcctgcagctgagaggaacaggacaggggtggcacagagcCATGCTGGCCATGCCCCCATCAGGTCCCCACCATTGCCCACGTCCAGTGTGCCCATCGCTGCCCTGTCCACATCCTTGTCCTGGGGTGTTCCCTTCTTTCTGCATCCCATACTGCCTGCAACACTTACCATTTCCGCTGCACCCCattccttgtcctgtccctcgTGCATCCCATTTGACCTCTGTGCCATCCCATGTTCCACCCCCTCTGCAACCTTTCCCTCCTGCATCCCATCCCTCCCATGCcccatccctttcccatccctcctgcaTCACTTCATGTCCCACCCTCCAGCATCCCATTAcatctgctcctcctgcaaTCCCATCTTGTGTCCCATGTCCCATCCCACCTGCATCCTGTCCTACTCCATGTCCTAcctgtgtccccttgtccctgtgtcccatcccACTCACCTGAGGGGAGAAGACCTCCATGCTCTTGGTCCTCAGCTGGAGCGGGAACCGCCGGGGGAGCTGGAAGGCAGGGAGGGAtcagggggctggggctgagcaggagtGGGCATGGGCACACCGCggaggggacagctctgctgtccaGCCACCCCTACCATGTCACTGGAGATGTTCCTGCGCAGGGCCCCAGCTGTGAAATAGGTGAAGGCGGCCGAGTTGGCAACGAACTCGGTGACGGCCAACAGCAGTGTGGGCTCATGTGCCATGGGTGGTGTGGTGGGCAGGGGCGAGGGCAAAGCCACAGGCAGTGCCATGGGTAGTGCCACAGGCAGCACcacaggcagtgctgagggtCTCTGCTGGTACGTGCCCACCCTGAAGATctctccctgcacagacacacagatggATATGAGGATCAGCCAGGGTCCCCTGTTCCCAAATCTGGCCCAGGGATTCCCAGGATGACATTACCTTGAGGGCAATGTCCCCATACTCCTCTGTGAAGGCTGGTGGTGCCAGGAGGGAGTGGTCGATGGCAGCAATGGTGTCCAGCTGGGTGGACACTGCAGGGATAAGGAGGTGGATGGGAGGAGTCAGACCACCAACCCCctcccacagcctggctctgtcaggatccagccccacagggggctcctgcagaccctgctgggcaccagTCCTGTCCACAGCCCCCCAGAACCTGCCCGTTCCCAGTCCTGGGGTCCCCTCACCCACCTTTCATGTGCTTCAGGGCAGTGTCCAGCCTGTCAATGCCCCTATGGAGCACGAGGCAGAgctgaaagcagagcagggggTCAGTGAGCCCAGGGATGAGGGTTTCCAAGCCTCAGactgggctgggggggacagggcacCGacaacccagggcacaggggctgaGCACTCACCTGCTTGTTCAGCTTCTGCCGCAGGGTTCTCTGGAGCAGAGGTGCCAGCAGGTTGtagagccagctgcagggcagagtgGGGTGCTCAGATCACCTCATGGCACCcacccagcctcccccagcccatcACCCTGGCTGGGGCACCAGTAGTCCTTACAtgccagggacaggacagagcagggggCTTGGCATCACCTGTATCCACGATGAAACTCCATGTGCAGGTCAGTGCCGTGGGTGTCACAGCCGGCGCTCCAAACCGTGGGGTGGCCACTGCCATCCTCACTCACCCCCAGCACCACTGCCACCGCCAGGTCCTGCATGCGGAGCTCCACAGAGCCACTGTCCTGACTGGGGACAGAGcgggtgggcacagggacagcggTGACATTGGGACACCCaagtcctgtccctgtccctgtccccatgagCACTCACAtggctcccagctgggctgcccagTCAGCGCTGAGCTGGATTCGGGCGCGCTGCACCATCAGCCTCACCCCCACATCCTCGGCAAAGTCCAGCGTGGATTCATTCATCTGCAGCTCATGGATGTGAATCCTGCACAACACAGGCGAGTTGTGCTtgtggctgtggcacagacagggatggggacagggacagggacccacAGGTGGCTCCTACCGTGGCACAGCATAGGTGAGAGTTCCCAGGAGCGGGGTATTGTAGGAACCCGTCAGGTTCAGCTCATGCTCCTTCTGCAGCATCgactggagcagctccagcccaaaGCGCCGGCCTGGGGcaaagtgggaatttggggtgacaCCAAGGAAGGTGCTGGGGTGTCAGCAGAGTGAGCAGCCAAGACCAGGATGGTCCTTACATCCCCCATTCCTGGCAGACTTACCATCATTCCTGAGGGTACCCACTGGTTCCCCTCATTTCCCATCCTTAGCAGTCTGGGCATCATCCCCCACTGGTCCCCCCCATCTCTCCCTACTCAGGAGCACAGACTCACCAAATTCCAGTGTCCTCTGGGTCAGCCAGACCTTGATGCCAGGAttggtgctggtggcagaggcacaggtgggcagcaggagcaagaGGCAGAGCCATACGGTACCTCGAGGCAGGTCCTGGCACctggaggctggagcagaggacaTGTCTGGGGGACACACAGCAGGTGTAGAGGCTCCCTCCCtgtgcaccagcacagccaggacttATATCGGGACAGGGAGCCCTGGGTGACATCAGCACACATGGGGACACCACAGTGCTCTGGCCACCAAAAGCCCAGCCTTGCCCAACTGTGACTCAAAGGGGAAGCCCCATCGTGGGAGCAGGGGAGTGCAGGGTCCcacaccagccctgccagcccccaccCTTGGGGTACACATGAGCCAGGGACACAAGCTGGGGCtccccacagggacacaggacatgtggggacacacagagacCCAGCTGGGCCAAGGCCACAGAGAGCTCTGACTTGGAGCAATGGAGGagtgggggacagggacacaatGAGCAGGTCCTGGGGCAGGGAAGCCACCCACACTGCCAAACCCACCCTCAGAGGAACCATCCCCTAGCCAGGGTGAACCCCTCCAGTGCCATGGGCTATGGATGACAGGGCTCCAGCTGCCCTTCTGGATCCAGCCTGGCAGACCCAGAGGTACCTCTAGTAGGGCCAGGGCCTCATCTCAGCACCACAGGGGCACATAGAGCCCACAGGCAGCCTCACCAGAGGGACCACAGCCCACATAATGCACCTTATGGAGGTCTTCAGAGCAGCTGCCCACTGGCCTGGGatgcccagtgccaccagccatGGCTGCAGGGGCGGccagtgcccccagcagtgAGCCAGAGGCCAGAACAGACCCTGACCCCCAGCCCAATGCCTACCAGAGCCCCTCTATCCCAGggtgcccctgccctgcagcagcactcaccATGCCCGGTGGGTGCAGTGCCCCACAccgcagctcctgccatgggtCCCGGCTCCTCCGTGTCCCGGGGACTGAGCGTGGCAGTGAACAACAGGGACCAGCTCTGACGCCAATGTCCATTCCGGGTCCTGGTCACACCACAACGTCACCCATTTCCCCCGTCCCTAATCCCTTCCGGGATGAATCAGGTCCCATGAAAACATCGAGGGACCGGTTGGGGCGCAGGTGCCCGCGGGCTGGGCGCTCCCTCGGGCTCTCTCCGGTGCATCCTGGTGCTGCCGCATCCGGCATCCCGACACGTGCAGGGGCttggccctgccagccccgctgccagcctgggctggccccgcagccccttccccagctctcctgtgccAGGTACCCGGGGGTGGCCACCCCGCGTCCCCTGAGGAGGAGATGGTGGCCAGGGCTGCATCGCGAGGGCTCGGTCGTGGGGCACACAGGGCTTGGACAGGGGTCAGGCAGAGACGTGGGGACACATATAGACACGCACGGAGACACACTCCCCACCGCTTCAGCGGAGCTTTCGCAGCAGGCGGCAATGAACAGGTAAGGACGGCATCCGGGAACACGGCACGGGAAGAGCCCCAGAGCCTCCTGCGCTGCCTCCGGCCCGAGtagagcccccagccccggtTCTCCTATCCCGGGACCTTCCAGACTACTCCAGGAGGGCGGCCCGAGCCGTGCAGTGCGAGCGGGCACCGGGAGAGGGACCCACCGCCCCGTCCGCGCCGCGCTCGGGGCTGGGAGGAAGGCGGGCGGTGGAGGAGACACCAGAGGGGACGATGAAGAGGACCCGGGGGGTGATGGAGGGGACCCATCCAAGGATGGACAAGTTCatctgcagaagcccagagccCCCGGCCCCTGCTGCTATGACACAGCCGGGACAGGGGTGGACAGGCGAAGCAGTGTCTTGATAGCCCAAGTCACCTGTCCCCTGcacaggccctgccaggggatCTGCTTGGCTGGAAAAGCACGAGTGGACACGCATGGACACACAGCTGTGACCGTGCCTGCGAGCACACAGACACgcacagaggctgtgcagagcctCACACAAGCACACGCCTGTGCCCGGGGCTGCTCAAccccttccagccccaaatcccctggctgcaggaccctgGGGGGGGGCACCTAAAGGGTCCCACCAGAGCAACAAGAGCCCCTCCAGGCACCCCAATTGTCCCCTGCCAGGCCCGCAGCGAGGTCTGCACAGATCTGGAACAGGAGGCTGAGAGATCCTTGGGGTGTTTGTGAGTCACAGGGAAGCTCAGGTAAGGGCAGCTGCCcggggcacccccagccctcggGGTTGCACAAGCTCTGATGCAATTTCCTTATCCCAAGCGGTTGTGTGTCCCCACAGGCAGGGGTTGCACCAGGAAGAGCAGGAACCACAGGGGCAGGGCCACAGAGAGAAGCACCCCAGGATTCATATCTGCTCTCCCCTGTAAAGGGAACAATCCCTGCATCATCATCCCTGCAATCCCCCAGTCCTGACGCAGCAACAATTGTGGGAGCCTTGGAAAGGCTGCTGGGTGcaggcagcccagctgggaaggggagggaagggaattcCAGGCTGCAAACCCACCACTGTCCAGGGAGATGGGGAAACAACACTCCCATCTGGGCACAGAACCCCACAGCTGGCTCAcagcactgtcccctctgtgtcatCATCCCATTAGGTGCCTAATCACGGGAAGATGCATCCCCGTGCTGCTGCATTATCCCACCACAGAAGATAGGGTGCCAACAATCTTTCGTCCTGTGTCTGACCCTCAACACCCCACTGAGCCCAGGGAGTGAAACCCCAATGGAACCACTGGGAGAGGCCCTGtgggggcagtgcagggacacagggaattgGGACCAGCCCATGAGAaaccccttccccagcaccaccacaggGTCCCAGAGCCTGTATCCCCCAACATACCCACCCAGCCCACAGTGGTCTGCACAAGTTGCCTCCCGTAAAACGGGGCACAAATCCCCGGAGCAAAACACGCCCAAAACCCTGCGGAGGGGGTGTGAGGGGCAGGAAGAAAACGCACGTGTGGTCATCAGGGCTTGTTTAATAACAAAACTCCAGCTATTGTAGAACAATATTCTCCAGCATCATTGTAATATACAATACGGGGAATGCTCTCAGCAATCTGAGAAGGAAGGATCCGGCCCACAGcaccccctgcccaggctgcgGGGGGACCCCTAGGGCAGCCCCGCCGGGGAGCCAGGGATGCGGGTGAGCCGCGGTGTTCGGGGACGGGGTCCCGGGGACGATGTCTGTGGAGAGACCGGGATCCCAGGGACGATGTCCATGGTGGGACCGGGATTCCGGGGACGATGTCCGTGGAAGGTCCAGAGCGGTCTCAGCGGCAGAGGATCCGATCGGCAGCGGGGATGCACGGAGCCTGCAGGAAAGGGACACGAAACAGGCGGTCAACACTTGCCAGAGGGTGCCGGAGATGGAACGGGGGCAGGAAGAAGGGACATCCCCGGGAAGGAGAGGGCGCAGATCGGGGGAAGGAGAGTCCAAGGAACGCCGGTGCTGTCCGCCAGGAGCGCGGGTCTGAGCCTGTGCCGTGGGGTCCGCACTCACCTCGGGGGAGTCCCCAgcagcggcggggcgggggggaccgcactgcagctccagctgcaggtccCAGATGTAGTCGATAAcgtgctgcaggagctccaccTTGGAGACCCGCCGGTGCCGCGGCAGTGTCGGCACCAGCGCCCGTAGCCGAGAGTAGCAGCCCTTCATATCGTACAGCAGCGCGGCGGCCGCCTGCTCCGCCGCCaccggggacacccccaggcCCGGTCCGCAGCGGGCGGCCTCCCCAGGCCGCACGGCCTTCAACGGGCCGCCGGCGCCCGCGGGCAGCGGCGAAGAAGCGACAGCGGCGACCTTCATGGCGAGAGGGTGCGAGAACGGCGGACAAGACACGGACACGGCAGGCGGACAAGGAACCCGCGCCCCGCAGCGCCACTTATAGAGCGCCTCCGCCGAGTGGGCGGGGCCTCGGGGAATCCTCGACCAATGGCAGTGCGGGAAATGCGAACAGAGCCCCGCCTACTCCATTCATGCGCCCCAAAGGGCAGCGTCTTAAAGTGGCAATGGCGGAGAGAGAGCGCCGTGACGGGCTTGTACTGCGGGGCAGGGACGCCGGCGGTGCGGAGACTACCGCGGTGCGGAGCGCCCACCCTGCCCGCAGTTAACGCGGGTGTTTGCCCCGCGGGCTCTCGGTGTCGGGCTCCTCGCACCCCGCTCGCCCCTTGTCCCCTCCAGGCCCCCGGTGCCCCTCCGGGCTCTCGGCCCCCCCCCACTCCCCGCGCCCCTCCCGCTCCGCCGCGGCTCAGACCGTGAGACGCCAGGGTCGTGACGTCACCCATTCATAAAACGCCGCGCGCTGTCAGCGCGGCGCCTGGCGGGCGGTGCCCATGGCGacgggggcggggcggggacacacacctgcagcccctacggggggcaccgggacccccaCGGAGACATCACCACCCCCACCGGGACACCGGCACTCCCACGGAGACACTGACATCCTCTTGTGGATACGGGGGCACCGGGACCTTACAGGAATCACAGAGACCCCGGGGGCACATCTGCACCCtcacggggacacgggggcaCCCGGGCCCCACGATTGCACAGGCACACGGTCAACCCCATTGGGGACAGCTCCGCGCCCCCCGGCCCAAGTTCGGAGTTCCCCGTTCCTCCCCTCTCCCGGGGCTCAgacctctgcagagctgctcgGTGGCGGCTGCCGGGGCGGGAGACGCCAGGTTCGGGTCCACACGAGGGACGGGCAGAGGGGTCGAGCGCTGGGTGCGTGGGCTGCGAGCACGGTCCTGCCGCCTGGGAAACCCCTGGAAGTCCCGCCACAGTGCCAGGCAGCCGGTCCCTGCCCCCAAGGGTTTCAGGTCCGGGCTGTAATTAGCGTTACTGCTAATTACCCCGCACCTGCGGGGAGGGCAGGCAGCGCCCGGGGAGGGCCCCCGAGCGAGACCCCGGCACACCCCGAGCAGCACGAAAcggtgtgggaagggagggaggccGGTAAAGCTCAGCCTCCGACGCTCCCGGGTGTGTGCACAGACATTCATGCAAAGTGGGTGTGCTTGCACACACAGATGTGTGTGGGACATACCCAAATATGTGCACAGGAGCATTCACACGCATACACAAACCTGTGGAGACCAAACACAGCCACAAGTACCCGCACACAACAGAGGCACACACGGATGGACGCACATACaggtacacacacacacgtgtacACACGTGCATGCTCATGCACACGTACACCCTGCCTTGCACACCAACACGCGTGCCcaagtgccagcacagctctcccagccctttATGGGGTTGGGCTGGGGGGGGCAGACCCTGCCGCACGTCCCCAGGCATTCAGGGAGCTGAA from Haemorhous mexicanus isolate bHaeMex1 chromosome 18, bHaeMex1.pri, whole genome shotgun sequence harbors:
- the LOC132335651 gene encoding bactericidal permeability-increasing protein-like isoform X1, with product MAGAAVWGTAPTGHASRCQDLPRGTVWLCLLLLLPTCASATSTNPGIKVWLTQRTLEFGRRFGLELLQSMLQKEHELNLTGSYNTPLLGTLTYAVPRIHIHELQMNESTLDFAEDVGVRLMVQRARIQLSADWAAQLGAIQDSGSVELRMQDLAVAVVLGVSEDGSGHPTVWSAGCDTHGTDLHMEFHRGYSWLYNLLAPLLQRTLRQKLNKQLCLVLHRGIDRLDTALKHMKVSTQLDTIAAIDHSLLAPPAFTEEYGDIALKGEIFRVGTYQQRPSALPVVLPVALPMALPVALPSPLPTTPPMAHEPTLLLAVTEFVANSAAFTYFTAGALRRNISSDMLPRRFPLQLRTKSMEVFSPQLQERYPDQPMELHLWARQQPLLSCHPDALHGTLFSSAEAFVVLPNATRVPAFLLNIDANVTGKPTITRNRLGGTVRLTGLHITQVASNVGPVEVKRLETLLKFGLWLFGVPRANRLRAHRHGPAVRAMRPPASWEPASPVPITIPLPLCPRGWQSAQPRDPQPPMLGRD
- the LOC132335651 gene encoding bactericidal permeability-increasing protein-like isoform X2, with amino-acid sequence MAGAAVWGTAPTGHASRCQDLPRGTVWLCLLLLLPTCASATSTNPGIKVWLTQRTLEFGRRFGLELLQSMLQKEHELNLTGSYNTPLLGTLTYAVPRIHIHELQMNESTLDFAEDVGVRLMVQRARIQLSADWAAQLGAIQDSGSVELRMQDLAVAVVLGVSEDGSGHPTVWSAGCDTHGTDLHMEFHRGYSWLYNLLAPLLQRTLRQKLNKQLCLVLHRGIDRLDTALKHMKVSTQLDTIAAIDHSLLAPPAFTEEYGDIALKGEIFRVGTYQQRPSALPVVLPVALPMALPVALPSPLPTTPPMAHEPTLLLAVTEFVANSAAFTYFTAGALRRNISSDMLPRRFPLQLRTKSMEVFSPQLQERYPDQPMELHLWARQQPLLSCHPDALHGTLFSSAEAFVVLPNATRVPAFLLNIDANVTGKPTITRNRLGGTVRLTGLHITQVASNVGPVEVKRLETLLKFGLWLFGVPRANKWLQAGIPLPLPHGLSLLRPRLSLHQGFVLIATDLQYEP
- the ID1 gene encoding DNA-binding protein inhibitor ID-1, with protein sequence MKVAAVASSPLPAGAGGPLKAVRPGEAARCGPGLGVSPVAAEQAAAALLYDMKGCYSRLRALVPTLPRHRRVSKVELLQHVIDYIWDLQLELQCGPPRPAAAGDSPEAPCIPAADRILCR